The Thioalkalivibrio sulfidiphilus HL-EbGr7 genome includes the window GTGCGCTCTACCGGGTGACGCCCGAGCGGGTGTTGCACGATGCCCACCCCGGCTATGGCTCCACCCGCTGGGCGAAGGCTCACGCGCAACGTCACGGGCTCCAACGGCGGCCGGTGTTTCACCACCACGCCCACGCGGCGATGCTCGCCGGCGAACACCCGCAGGTGGACCGTTGGCTGGTGTTCACCTGGGACGGCACAGGCTTCGGCGAGGACGGCACGATCTGGGGCGGTGAGGCGCTGCTGGGTGTGCCCGGGCACTGGCGAAGGGTGGCGAGCCTGCGACCCTTCCGGTTGTCCGGGGGCGAGAAGGCTGGCCGTGAACCCTGGCGATCGGCGGCCGCACTGGCCTGGGAGACGGGCCGGGACTGGCAACCGGAGGGGCTCGACGTCTCCCTGGCACGTCAGGCCTGGGAACGGCAACTGAACACCCCGGTCTGCACGGCCATGGGCAGGGTATTCGATGCCTGCGCGGCGCTTGCAGGCGTGATGCAGCAGACCAGCTACGAGGCCCAGGCGCCCATGGTCTGGGAGTCCCTGTGTCGTGAGGCGGACGCATCAATCGAGGTGCCGAGCCTGCCGCTTGAGCAGGACGCCATGGGCGTGCTGCGCATGGACTGGTCGCCGCTGGTGGCGCTCATGCTCGACGGGCAGCGTTCGATCGTCGAACGCAGTTGTCTGATGCATGAGGCGCTGGCCGAGGGCCTGGCGACGCAGGCGATGCGACTGCGAGAGATCCATGGCGAGTTCACGGTGGGCCTGAGTGGTGGCGTGTTTCTCAACCGGCCACTGGTGGAGCGCGTCATGCAGCGGCTCGCGTCACGGGGCTTTGCCGTGCACCTGCCCGAACAGATCCCCTACAATGACGCGGGCCTGAGTGTCGGCCAGATCATCGAGACTCTTTTCTCCACACCCGCTTGAGCCGCATGTTGTCCCCAAGGTGACCGGTGGCTTCATGTACTTTTCTCAACTCATGATTGAAGTTGAGCTGTTTGGCGGTAGAGTTGCGGTGACATAACCTAATCGCCGTTGGCCTATCGCGATGCGTTTGGCCTCTCGTCCTGCCTCCCTTGCGGATAGGGCGGCCCGTGGCCGCCTGCTGACCGGTGGACCCGTGGCTGAGGCGGATACAGGGGACGGCGGGCACGGCCCGCCCTATGCGTCTTCTGGAAGACGAAGGCGTGAGGCAGGTGGAGAGGCTGCAATCGTTGGTGATCCTTGGTGCATAGGGGCAGACATGACACAGCAACGCATCACCCTGGCCCACGGCAACGGCGGGCGCTTCATGCGGGAACTCATCGACGAGGTCTTCGCGCGCCATCTCAACGACGGTCAGCTGGACACCCACACGGACGCCGCTCACCTGAATCTCTCCGGTGACCTGCTGTTCACCACCGATGGCTTCACCGTGAAGCCGCTGGAGTTTCCAGGCGGCAGCATTGGTTCCCTGGCCGTGCACGGCACGGTCAATGATCTAGCCGTGGCCGGTGCCATCCCGCGCGTCCTGTCGCTCAATGTGTTCATCGAGGAAGGGCTCGAGTTCGCGCAACTGGAGCGCATCGTCGCGGATCTCGCCCGGGCCGCCCGGGACTGCGGCGTGCAGGTGGTGGCCGGTGACACCAAGGTGCTTCCCCACGGCGAGTGCAGCGGGTTGTATCTGGCCACCAGCGGCATCGGTGTGCGTGCCACGCCCGGCGTGTTGAGTCTTCGCAACATCCGGCCCGGGGACGTGCTGCTGGTGAACGGTTCGGTGGGCGATCACGGCACCGCCGTGATGCTCGCCCGTGAGCAGTTCGGTCTGCGCGGTGATCTGCAATCGGATGCCGCCAGCGTCCTGCCCTATGCCCAGGCCCTGTTCGACCTGCCGGGCATTCGCTTCATGCGCGACCCCACCCGGGGCGGACTGGCCACCGTGGCCCACGAGATCGCCAGTGCCTGCGGCCTGAGCGTGCGCCTTTCGGAGCCCGCCATCCCGGTGAAGGATCCGGTGCGCGCCGTGTGCGAGATGTTGGGTTATGACCCCTATTACCTGGCCTGCGAGGGCCGGGTGGTGGCGGTGGTCGCCGAAGACGCAGTGGACGAGGCCCTTGCCCGTTGGCGCGGCATCGACGGCAGTGAACCGTCACTCATCGGTCAGCTGGAGACGGGTGCTCCGCGGGTGATCCTGGAGACTGAATTGGGTGGCCAGCGATTCCTGGAAGAGCTTGAGGACGATCCGTTGCCGCGGATCTGTTGAAAGGCGTTTTGCCACAGAGGGCACAGAGGTCACAGAGAAAACCGTTCTCTCGCGGAGGCGCGGAGGCGCAGGGAAAATCTTGGGGATCAAAAGGCCGTAACTCTCGCCAAGACGCGAAGACGCCAAGGAAAAGCATTTTCAAACGGGTTTCATGGCGTAGTGCCTTGAATCATGAGCGATGAAATCGTGAATCGTACGCAGATCGGCCTTGGCCGGATCCGACCAGATCACCACGATTCAATCTCGTGCTTCAGCGCCTCGCTGGGGGTAGTGCGGCCATGCTCTACAGCCTCCTGGCCCTTGCGGATCTTATCCAGGACATAGAGTCGGTACATGATCTCGTCCATGTCGGTGTCATCGGGCAGCTTGGCGATGGCCTCCAGGGCATCCTGTTTCGCGTGTTGCATAACGTCCTCCGGAATCGGTGTTGAACGGGAAGAGGGGAAATCTCTCGATTCAAACCCTGCGACGCTGTGTCTCGGTGTGAGAAAGCGAATGATAGGACTTTCTTCGCACCTTTATAGAGTCTCCGGTTTTTGCTTCTAAGGATGTTCCCTGCGTCCCCGCGCCTCCGCGAGAGAAAGGTTTTCTCTGTGACCTCTGTGCCCTCTGTGGCAAAAACCGCAGTCAGTTTCACTTCGGTGTATAGCTGAACTTCTGTCCGCCGATGCTCGCTTCGTACATGAGGCCGCCCTTGGCCACGGTGAATACGGCCATGCCGCGGTAGTAGTTGGCCACGGCGCGGGCATCGTGCTGGGTGCCGCTGGCGCCGGCGGTGGCGCCGGTGGTGCCGACGCCCGCGGAGGCACCCGCGGTGATGGCCACGGCGGAGGCCTGGGCACCGAACTCGAAGTTGCCGCCGGTGAATTCCCGCAGCGCCCGCTGGTCCTCGAAGAAGATGATCTGACTGTAGGCCTGTCCGCCCAGCTGGAAGCCGACAGTCACCTGGGTCATGCGGGTGTCGCCAATGTGATTGCCCCGTTCGTAGACCCGGCCCCGACCGTGGGCGCCGCCGATGCCGATGCCGCCCCGTCCGATGGTGGGGAACACCGCGTAGCCGTAGGCGTTGTCGAAGAAGTGCTTGGACTCGATGGCCTCGCGGAAGACCTGGAGGGTGTCCTCGTAGGCATCGGCCCAGGCCTGACCCAGGGGCAGGAGCAGCAGCAACAGACTCAGTGTGAACAAGCGTGTGATCTTCATGGTGTCTCTCCTGTTGTCCGCTCGGGGGAGCGTTGACCTAGGGTGTTGCCTGATTCTAGCCCTTCACCCACCTACTTCTCACCGCCCCG containing:
- the hypE gene encoding hydrogenase expression/formation protein HypE, coding for MTQQRITLAHGNGGRFMRELIDEVFARHLNDGQLDTHTDAAHLNLSGDLLFTTDGFTVKPLEFPGGSIGSLAVHGTVNDLAVAGAIPRVLSLNVFIEEGLEFAQLERIVADLARAARDCGVQVVAGDTKVLPHGECSGLYLATSGIGVRATPGVLSLRNIRPGDVLLVNGSVGDHGTAVMLAREQFGLRGDLQSDAASVLPYAQALFDLPGIRFMRDPTRGGLATVAHEIASACGLSVRLSEPAIPVKDPVRAVCEMLGYDPYYLACEGRVVAVVAEDAVDEALARWRGIDGSEPSLIGQLETGAPRVILETELGGQRFLEELEDDPLPRIC
- a CDS encoding lipid-binding SYLF domain-containing protein, which encodes MKITRLFTLSLLLLLLPLGQAWADAYEDTLQVFREAIESKHFFDNAYGYAVFPTIGRGGIGIGGAHGRGRVYERGNHIGDTRMTQVTVGFQLGGQAYSQIIFFEDQRALREFTGGNFEFGAQASAVAITAGASAGVGTTGATAGASGTQHDARAVANYYRGMAVFTVAKGGLMYEASIGGQKFSYTPK